CTGGAACAGGGTTAATCGACGGTTTACCTATGGCTTTAGGGGTGATGGATTTCCGCTTTATGGGTGGTAGTATGGGATCAGTGGTAGGGGAAAAACTCTGTCGTCTGATTGAACAAGCTACTGAGGAAAGGTTCCCTGTGGTGATTATCTGTGCTTCTGGAGGGGCGCGGATGCAAGAAGGTATGTTAAGTTTGATGCAGATGGCTAAGATTTCTGGGGCTTTAGAACGGCATCGAGAAGCTAAATTACTCTATATTCCGGTTTTAACTCATCCGACCACTGGAGGGGTGACGGCCAGTTTTGCTATGTTGGGGGATATTATTATTGCCGAACCTAAAGCAACGATTGGATTTGCCGGAAAACGGGTCATTGAGCAAACTTTACGGGAAAAATTACCTGAAGGTTTCCAAACGTCAGAGTATCTGCTAAAACATGGTTTTGTTGATGCTATTGTGCCTCGCACACAACTTAAAAAGACTTTAGCTCAATTAATTCGTATTCATCAACCGTTTTTCTCTGTACTTCCTCCCCTAAATATGGAACCTAAACACCACGAATCAGAGGTTATGTTAAAGCTAGATACTAATCAACAAGCTCTCAATCTTTGATAAAATAAGAAAAGTTAAATAAAGGAAGTCAAAAAAAATGAATTTATTTTTGCAGTTATTAGCAACGGCTGGGCAATTTCCCACCTATTTTGTTCTAGTTTATGTGGTGGGGTTTATCGCGACTGTTACCATTGGTTCTCTTGCTTGGTACAATTCTAAACGTCCGGCCGGATGGGAAGATGCTCAACGTCCCGATTTTGTACCCGATATGGAAACAAAGACTAAAGAATCTGAAGAAAAGAAATCTTAATTTACTTAAGTAGCATAAACTTTTAATTAGACCGAGTAAATTGCCGTGAAATCTTCAGATATTGACCAATTATTAAACAACTTACAACAAGCAGATGAATTTGCCCGACATAGGGCCACATCTCAATTGTGGCAGATTTGGTTTGAGCAAAAAGGAGAATTTGGCTTAGAATTACTCAAACGTTCTCAATTTTTCTTAGAATCTGGCGATACGCAAAAAGCGGAAGAAATGTTGACGGAAACTATTAAGAATTATCCTGATTTTGCCGAAGCTTGGAATCGACGAGCAATGCTTTATTTTACTCAGGAAAAATACCAAAATTCTAAACAAGATTGTGAACGAGTTGTACAACTAATTCCTTATCATTTTGGGGCATGGCATGGCTTAGGATTGTGTTTATTAGCATTAGGTCAATATTCAGAAGCAATTCAAGCGTTTAGACAAGCTTTAGAAATTCAACCTTATGCTTTAGTTAATCAAAAGTTAATCTTAGAATGTACAGCTTTACTGAATTAAAACAGATACAATTTTCTAATAAATAGGTGATGGGGACACGGGGATATTAAATTGATGATTCACATTAGATAATTTTTTAATGCCGTGTCCCTACAAAAAACAATTTATCCTCTAAATTGTTTTTCTATGGCACTTGCTAAAAATTCCCTCGGTACAAAACGAGATATATTAACAATAACTTGATTACTCAAACCGCCAGTCACAAGATTAGAAGTGTTACTTTCTAATGCTTTTAGAGCATCTTGAACCACTGATTTGGCCGAGACTAAATTCCCTTTATCTTTACTAGCTAAAGTTGTAGGAAATTCTGCTTCTTTGAAGAAATTAGATTCCGTTGGCCCAGGACATAAAGCTAAAATACGAACCCCTGTCTTTTGATTTTCTGCCCATAAAGCTTCACTAAAACTCAACACAAAAGCCTTAGTAGCGGCATAAGTTGATAAATAAGGTAAAGGCTGAAATCCAGCAATAGAAGCTACATTAATAATAGCCCCACTTTGGCGTTGCTGCATCGTGCCTAAAAATAAATGAGTTAACTCGACTAAAGCGACCACATTGAGTTGAATCATCTCTACCTGTCGAGACAATTTTCGCTCTGCAAATGGCCCATAATCCCCAAATCCGGCATTATTTACCAATAAATCAATCTCTAACCCCTTCTCTATAACTGTCCCATAAACTCTTTGACATCCTTGAGATTCGGTTAAATCTTGGACTATGACCTCAACTTGAATAGAAAATTTTTCTTGTAGCTGCTCGGCAAGTTGATATAGTTTATCTTGAGAACGGGCAACTAAAACTAAATTAGTCTGACGAGTTGCCAATTCTTGAGCAAACACAGTTCCAATACCAGACGACGCACCAGTAATTAACGCTGTTTTCGTTCTCATAGGACTGAATTTTTTAGGAGTTATTACAAATTGTAACGCATACTAAAACTAGAACCTTTAAAATTGTCCATTAGTGGCAAGTGCAACTAATGAGTCAATTTTCCGTCAACTATGAACTAATGGTGGCCCCGTTGCGTTTCCCATGCCGATGAAAGTTCTTAAACCCCTACTTGACTGGTGGCGATCGCCTGTGAAGGAGTTTTCCTTGACCCTAATGGATCGCTATATTACCGCTCAACTGATCCCTCCATTTTTGTTTTGCGTGGGGTTGGTTTCGTCTTTGGGGGTAGCAATTGGCTATTTATCAGATTTAGCCAATAAAATAGTAGATTCTAATCTACCGTTAATACCTGCTCTTGAAATCTTGCTCTTAAAAGTACCAGAATTCACGGCCTACGCTTTGCCTATTTCGATCATGTTAACCACCCTATTAACCTATGGACGTTTGAGTGGGGATAGTGAATTAATTGCTTTACGAGGGTGTGGTTTAAGCCTTTATCGTATTATTGCGCCTGCTTTGGTACTCAGTTTATTGGTAACAGGAATTACTTTTATTTTCAATGAATTAGTAGTTCCTACAGCTAATTATCGAGCTACTAGTATCCTGGTAGAATATCTCAAAGAAGAACATCCTTTTTGGCAAAATAAAGATATTTTTTACCCTGATTATGAAGATATAAGCTTACCTAATGGACAAATAGAAAGACGTTTAAAACATCTATGGTATGCTGAGCAATTTGATGGTAAACAGATGAAAACCTTGACTTTGTTGGTCTGGTTAGGAGAAAAACTTAATAAAATTGTGGTGTCTGACTCAGCCGCTTGGAATGATCAAGAAGATACCTGGGACTTTTTTAATGGAACAGTTTATCAAATTGCTCCTGATGCTTCTTATAGAGAAACTTTTCCCTTTAAACATCGTCAATTACCTTTAGATAAAGCTCCTTTTGAATTTGCTCTACAAGGACGAAATCCTTATGAAATGAATATTGTCCAAGCTCGACAATATATGAAATTATTAAAATTGGTAGGCGATGATAAAAAATTGCTTACATTTGAAGTTAGAGTTCAACAAAAAATAGCCTTTCCTTTTATTTGTTTAGTCTTTGGTTTAGTAGGTTCTGCTTTAGGGGTTCGTCCTCAACATATCAGTCGCGCAACTGGTTTTGGTATTAGTGTAGCGATTATTTTTTCTTATTATCTTTTAGGTTTCTTAATTGGTAGCTTAGGACTAATTGGTATACTTTCTCCTTTTATGGCAGCTTGGTTGCCTAATTTTATCGGTTTTGCTATGGGAATGTGGTTATTGCATCGTTTTTCTCAATCTTAGTGCTTTAGCGATCGCCAATAGAATAATACCCCACAATTGGTATTGATAGCAATCGCGTAGTTAGGCAACAATCAGTTAGGGAACAGTTGGTTAGGGAACAATAAGCCCGCGATCGCCCTTGCCCCGAACACCTCAGAAATAAGCAACAATCGGCTCTCCCGTACCTGTGGTGATAAGTAAAGCTTATAATTTGTAGGGTGGGTTAGACGCGGCTATGATTTTGATGAAAAACCCATAACTTTTAAGGCGCGTCGTAACCCACCATATAAAGTATTGTAGCTGATTATACATTTTATACCAAGATGTCGAGAGAGCCTATGAAATCAGGGGCTAATAGAGATGAATATTGAATCAACCAAAGCATCCGTAGAGTCAATTCATGAATTGACCCTACAAAAATAGTCAATTTAAAACTGACGTAGAAAGCGCAGATCACTATTATAAAGACGGCGAATATCATCAATTTGATGTAACACCATAGCAAACCTTTCGACCCCTAAACCAGCCGCAAACCCAGTATAAATTTCTGGATCATAACCAACAGCTTTAAGGACATTGGGATCAACCATGCCACATCCCATTACTTCTAACCATTTTCCTTTCCATTGTACGTCTACTTCTGCCGAAGGTTCAGTAAAAGGAAAATAACTAGCCCGAAATTTAATAGGTAAATCAGCCCCAAACATTTGTCGTAAAAATTCTTTAATTGTTCCTTTAAGATCAGTAAAAGTTAGCCCTTTATCTACTGCCAAAATTTCCACCTGATGAAAGACGGCTGAATGGGTAGCATCTACTGTATCTCGGCGATAAACTCGTCCTGGGGCTACAATACGAATAGGAGGTTCATGATTCTCCATGTAACGAATTTGTACAGGAGAGGTATGAGTTCGCATTAGTCGGCCATCTGCCAAAAAGAACGTATCCTGCATATCTCGTGCGGGATGATCTGTCGGAATATTTAAAGCCTCAAAATTATAATAATCTGTCTCTACATGAGGCCCCGTCGCCACCGTATATCCTAACCCGACAAAGATGTCTAACACTCGATCAACAGTGCTATTAAGAGGATGAAGACGACCTAAAGGACGATTCACTCCAGGCATAGTAACATCTAGACTTTCGGCTTGGAGTTGGGCTTGTAGTTGGGCTTTTTGTAAGGTTTCCCGTTGTTGATCAAGATGGGTTTGTAAGGCTTCTTTCACCTCATTGGCCAAAGAACCAATACGGGGTCTATCTTCCGGGCTTAATTTGCCCATTGCCCCTAAAATTCGGGAGAGTTGCCCTTTTTTGCCTAGATAGTTGATGCGAAGTTGTTCCACTTCTTCTAGAGTGGTAATAGCCGCGATCGCAACTTGGGCTTCTTGTTGTAAGGTTTGCAGTTCACTTTCTAGGGTATGGGAAATAGTAGCCATAAGTCTGGAATTAGGATAAAAGGGTTGAGCAAAATAAGTTTGAGGTTCTTTTCTTATTGTAATCTTGATATCATTTTGCGTCTATCTAGGCTAAAATCTCAAATAATCGTCTTACTTTTGTTAAATTTTTAAGCTCTCCCGACATCTTGGTATAAAGTTAGCTTGCCCTGCGAGAAGCCCCGCACCGTATCGCTTCTGTCTGTGTCGGGAGGATGTCACTGGTATTAAGTAAGATTATCATCAGGCAACCAATCGTCAATTACCTGTTCAATAACATAAGGACACAACTCAGGAAAAATGCCGATTTCCAAACGAGTTTGTCGGACTGCCTCTCGACGCGCTCTGATATATTCCTTTTCCAGAATTTGTTGGGGATAACTCTGCAAACTAGGACTATCCTCAAGCTTACGGCGAATTTGGGAACGTCCATCATTAATAGAGTCTAGCCAACTATCAGAACGACGTTGAGGCTGATATTGCCATTTAAGCAGATGTACCATGATTCGTTCCATTTGAGAGGCGATCGCGCTTCGTTCACTTTTCCCCAAATCTTCAACTTCCTCGATGAGATGTGTCCAATCGATGGCATCCCAACGACGTTCTCGTAATAGTTGAGCCGTATCTTTTGCCCAGATCGTTAAATCCTTATCATAATTAGTCATCATCAATTGTAACGATTTTGTTAGTTTTATTTTATGGATATTTTAGACTAAGTGTGATAATTTCATTAATCAGTTTCCTGCCAACCTTCAATCATTGCCATGAGAATATTGATCAGAGATAAGTAGGTATACTCTTATCTAAGTTATAAACATACCAAAAGTTAGTTTGAGTATTAAAACTGAACTTTAGCTGTTGATTGCCAATAGCTTGATCTGACATAGGAGTTATAAAATTTCCGCCACTGATCATGATATGTTCTTGGTTAGGTTTAAGCGTCCAACTTTTTCCATCATTTTCCAAAAACAGTTTCAGTGTATACATAAAAATTCAGCCCTTATTTCACTAAATTTTGTGAATGAATAATGACAATAGCAAAAGGAATAAACTATAATAGTATTAAAGTCGTTAGCTCTGAATAGCTAGGTTATGAAATGCCTTCTCGAATCCGAAGCAATCTTACAAGAACGCTACCTGATTACAGAAATTCTGGAAATAACAGAACGCTATAGAATTTATCTTGCCGAAGACCAGCAAGGGGGAAAAGAGAACTGCCTCTTGCGAGAGTTCGTAGCAGGGAACGTCAATGAAGTGGTTAGGGTACGGGAAAAATTCTTCCCCATTCTACACCAGCTTAAAACTCTTAGTCACCCTCAGCTAGAGAAATTTAAAGATTTCTTTACACAAGGAGAAAATTTATACCTCTTCCTATAGGGATAATTCTGGGAATTATGGGTATTTTGTCCGTTTTGACAGTCGGAGGCGTAATTTCTGCACAGTTATGGCAACAACAAGAGCGGCAGAAAGAAGAAAGTCGCTTTCTTGCTGAGCAACAGAAGCAACTCCAAAAGATACAGGAAGAAAATGCCAGACTAGCCAAAGAATTAACCAAAAAACAAGAACAAAATCAGTTTAATATTCCTATTCCACCTCAACCCCCATCCCCCCCAAACCCTCCATCAAGTAGCACTAATGCAACGATTGTAGGAAAACCAGGAGTTAAAAATATTCGCCGAGGTCCCGGACTCGAACATGGTGTTAGACATATTGCCTATCGAGTCTGGCTATTCTATCGTTCAAATCCTCCTGTACCTGCCACCGGAACGACATATACTCCTTTTCCGTCTCCACCTCAGACTATAGCATCATCCCCCATTGTTTCTAATCCTCCTTTGACTTCTCCAAATTCTTCTCTTCAAACTGCGAGGACTCCCCCTAAACTACTTTCGGTTCACGCTTCCCCAATTCCGAAACCTCCTCAATTGACTCAGACTGATGGGACTCCTATTCATTTTCTCTATGCAGAAAATTCCCAAAATTTAGTAGAAATAGGGACTTATTATGATCGAAAAGAATCCCTTAATCAAGAAGCAGCAGAGGCATTTAAACAGATAAAATTAGCGGCTCAAAAAGAGGGCGTTGCAATTATTCCCATTTCAGGATTTCGCTCAGTTGCTGACC
This genomic interval from Aphanothece sacrum FPU1 contains the following:
- the accD gene encoding acetyl-CoA carboxylase, carboxyltransferase subunit beta, whose translation is MSLFDWFANREKSEPPIQQPQEREFADGLWTKCEACSALTYTKDLTVNQLVCTECGYHFRVDSQERIAQLIDGDTWKPINEHLRPTDPLKFYDRKAYSDRIKDTQEKTGLIDAVQTGTGLIDGLPMALGVMDFRFMGGSMGSVVGEKLCRLIEQATEERFPVVIICASGGARMQEGMLSLMQMAKISGALERHREAKLLYIPVLTHPTTGGVTASFAMLGDIIIAEPKATIGFAGKRVIEQTLREKLPEGFQTSEYLLKHGFVDAIVPRTQLKKTLAQLIRIHQPFFSVLPPLNMEPKHHESEVMLKLDTNQQALNL
- the psb35 gene encoding photosystem II assembly protein Psb35, whose protein sequence is MNLFLQLLATAGQFPTYFVLVYVVGFIATVTIGSLAWYNSKRPAGWEDAQRPDFVPDMETKTKESEEKKS
- a CDS encoding tetratricopeptide repeat protein, giving the protein MKSSDIDQLLNNLQQADEFARHRATSQLWQIWFEQKGEFGLELLKRSQFFLESGDTQKAEEMLTETIKNYPDFAEAWNRRAMLYFTQEKYQNSKQDCERVVQLIPYHFGAWHGLGLCLLALGQYSEAIQAFRQALEIQPYALVNQKLILECTALLN
- a CDS encoding SDR family NAD(P)-dependent oxidoreductase; this encodes MRTKTALITGASSGIGTVFAQELATRQTNLVLVARSQDKLYQLAEQLQEKFSIQVEVIVQDLTESQGCQRVYGTVIEKGLEIDLLVNNAGFGDYGPFAERKLSRQVEMIQLNVVALVELTHLFLGTMQQRQSGAIINVASIAGFQPLPYLSTYAATKAFVLSFSEALWAENQKTGVRILALCPGPTESNFFKEAEFPTTLASKDKGNLVSAKSVVQDALKALESNTSNLVTGGLSNQVIVNISRFVPREFLASAIEKQFRG
- a CDS encoding LptF/LptG family permease, which codes for MKVLKPLLDWWRSPVKEFSLTLMDRYITAQLIPPFLFCVGLVSSLGVAIGYLSDLANKIVDSNLPLIPALEILLLKVPEFTAYALPISIMLTTLLTYGRLSGDSELIALRGCGLSLYRIIAPALVLSLLVTGITFIFNELVVPTANYRATSILVEYLKEEHPFWQNKDIFYPDYEDISLPNGQIERRLKHLWYAEQFDGKQMKTLTLLVWLGEKLNKIVVSDSAAWNDQEDTWDFFNGTVYQIAPDASYRETFPFKHRQLPLDKAPFEFALQGRNPYEMNIVQARQYMKLLKLVGDDKKLLTFEVRVQQKIAFPFICLVFGLVGSALGVRPQHISRATGFGISVAIIFSYYLLGFLIGSLGLIGILSPFMAAWLPNFIGFAMGMWLLHRFSQS
- the pheS gene encoding phenylalanine--tRNA ligase subunit alpha, with protein sequence MATISHTLESELQTLQQEAQVAIAAITTLEEVEQLRINYLGKKGQLSRILGAMGKLSPEDRPRIGSLANEVKEALQTHLDQQRETLQKAQLQAQLQAESLDVTMPGVNRPLGRLHPLNSTVDRVLDIFVGLGYTVATGPHVETDYYNFEALNIPTDHPARDMQDTFFLADGRLMRTHTSPVQIRYMENHEPPIRIVAPGRVYRRDTVDATHSAVFHQVEILAVDKGLTFTDLKGTIKEFLRQMFGADLPIKFRASYFPFTEPSAEVDVQWKGKWLEVMGCGMVDPNVLKAVGYDPEIYTGFAAGLGVERFAMVLHQIDDIRRLYNSDLRFLRQF
- a CDS encoding DUF29 domain-containing protein, with the protein product MMTNYDKDLTIWAKDTAQLLRERRWDAIDWTHLIEEVEDLGKSERSAIASQMERIMVHLLKWQYQPQRRSDSWLDSINDGRSQIRRKLEDSPSLQSYPQQILEKEYIRARREAVRQTRLEIGIFPELCPYVIEQVIDDWLPDDNLT
- a CDS encoding M15 family metallopeptidase, which codes for MGILSVLTVGGVISAQLWQQQERQKEESRFLAEQQKQLQKIQEENARLAKELTKKQEQNQFNIPIPPQPPSPPNPPSSSTNATIVGKPGVKNIRRGPGLEHGVRHIAYRVWLFYRSNPPVPATGTTYTPFPSPPQTIASSPIVSNPPLTSPNSSLQTARTPPKLLSVHASPIPKPPQLTQTDGTPIHFLYAENSQNLVEIGTYYDRKESLNQEAAEAFKQIKLAAQKEGVAIIPISGFRSVADQKKLFERQIQRRGSKQAASRLSAPPGFSEHHTGYTLDVADGKSPDTVLKFAFDSTAAYHWLKDHAIEYGFELSFPKNNPQGVSYEPWHWRFVGSPTAKEIFREARTMVNH